One region of Sphingomonas abietis genomic DNA includes:
- a CDS encoding PAS domain-containing protein: protein MTDMSQQDREARRLAALDRYNILDTPRESAFDEVAQLAADICGAPIAVVNLIGDGRQFFKAEVGLGVRETPLETSFCARAILEDDFLLVPDATADPRFDGNPLVTGEPHLRFYAGALLKTRDGYPIGTLCVLDVAPKALTELQQRTLRVLARQVMDQLELRLALRQRSEKEERYRTLFEAMDEGFCIIEFLDGPHGPLSDYIHIEANAAYAANAGIPNVVGQKVREMVPAEAGDWVERYGGVLKTGMPIRFERELEATGRYLSLSAFRIEPQSRHQVAVLFQDITQRRQAELALVRLNETLESRVADMLAERRLLADIVEGTNAFVHVLDTHYHWLAINGAAAQEFERIFGVRPKIGDNMLELLADQPESLGPAQAIWDRVLAGEEFTEIVSLGDPSRDRCHYEVRASVLRDEAGRQIGAYQFAFDVSERLREQERLRDAEDALRQAQKMEAVGQLTGGLAHDFNNLLAGISGAFEMIGTRLAQGRMADVEKYLSAGQGAARRAAALTHRLLAFSRRQTLSPKPVVINRLMSELVELVQRTVGPAIEVETVAAVGLWPTLVDANQLENAILNLCINARDAMPRGGRITIETGNKWLDSRAASERGLDPGQYVTVCVSDTGTGIEKENLKRVFDPFFTTKPLGQGTGLGLSMVYGFARQSNGHVRIYSELGQGTMVCIYLPRHAGEADEIEEEQAPTAIVPAKAGETVLVVDDEPTVRMLIVDALEELGYACLEAGDGPAGLRILQAGGRIDLLITDVGLPGGLNGRQVADAARALRPTLKILFITGYAENAVLNHGHIERGMEVLTKPFAIDDLSARVDRMLREKDMPAP, encoded by the coding sequence TCTTCAAGGCGGAGGTCGGCCTCGGCGTCCGCGAGACCCCGCTCGAGACGTCGTTCTGCGCCCGCGCGATCCTGGAAGACGATTTCCTGCTGGTGCCGGATGCCACCGCCGATCCGCGGTTCGACGGCAATCCGCTGGTGACCGGCGAGCCGCATCTGCGTTTCTACGCCGGCGCCTTGCTGAAGACGCGGGACGGCTATCCGATCGGCACCTTGTGCGTGCTCGACGTCGCACCGAAGGCGCTGACCGAATTGCAGCAGCGCACGCTGCGGGTTCTGGCACGGCAGGTGATGGACCAGCTCGAACTGCGGCTGGCGCTCAGGCAGCGCAGCGAAAAGGAAGAGCGTTACCGCACCCTGTTCGAGGCCATGGACGAGGGCTTTTGCATCATCGAATTCCTCGATGGTCCGCACGGCCCGCTCAGCGACTATATCCATATCGAGGCCAATGCCGCCTATGCCGCAAATGCCGGCATCCCCAACGTCGTCGGGCAGAAGGTCCGCGAAATGGTGCCGGCCGAGGCGGGCGACTGGGTGGAGCGCTATGGCGGCGTGCTGAAGACCGGCATGCCGATCCGCTTCGAGCGCGAATTGGAGGCGACCGGGCGCTATCTGTCCCTCTCGGCCTTCCGGATCGAACCTCAGAGCCGCCATCAGGTCGCCGTGCTGTTCCAGGATATCACCCAGCGCCGCCAGGCCGAGCTCGCGCTCGTCCGGCTCAACGAAACGCTGGAGAGCCGGGTCGCCGATATGCTGGCGGAACGCCGGCTGCTCGCCGATATCGTCGAAGGCACCAATGCCTTCGTCCATGTGCTCGATACGCACTATCACTGGCTGGCGATCAATGGCGCCGCGGCGCAGGAGTTCGAGCGGATCTTCGGCGTGCGGCCGAAGATCGGCGACAACATGCTCGAGCTGCTCGCCGACCAGCCCGAGAGCCTCGGCCCCGCGCAAGCCATCTGGGACCGGGTCTTGGCCGGCGAGGAATTCACCGAGATCGTCTCGCTCGGCGATCCGAGCCGTGACCGATGCCATTACGAGGTCCGCGCGAGCGTGCTGCGCGACGAGGCGGGGCGGCAGATCGGCGCCTATCAGTTCGCCTTCGACGTGAGCGAAAGGCTACGCGAGCAGGAGCGGCTGCGCGATGCCGAGGATGCGCTGCGCCAGGCCCAGAAGATGGAAGCGGTCGGCCAGCTGACCGGCGGCCTCGCCCATGATTTCAACAATCTGCTGGCCGGCATCTCCGGCGCGTTCGAAATGATCGGCACCCGCCTCGCGCAGGGCCGCATGGCGGATGTCGAGAAATATCTCTCCGCCGGCCAGGGTGCCGCGCGCCGCGCCGCCGCCCTCACCCATCGCCTGCTCGCTTTCTCGCGCCGGCAGACGCTCTCGCCCAAGCCGGTGGTGATCAACCGCCTGATGTCGGAACTGGTGGAGCTGGTCCAGCGCACCGTCGGGCCGGCCATCGAGGTGGAGACCGTGGCGGCGGTGGGTCTGTGGCCGACGCTGGTCGACGCCAACCAGCTCGAGAACGCGATCCTCAACCTGTGCATCAACGCGCGCGACGCGATGCCGCGGGGCGGCCGGATCACGATCGAGACCGGCAACAAATGGCTCGACTCCCGCGCCGCCAGCGAACGCGGGCTGGACCCTGGCCAATATGTCACGGTCTGCGTCAGCGACACCGGGACCGGCATCGAGAAGGAGAATCTGAAGCGCGTCTTCGATCCCTTCTTCACCACCAAGCCGCTCGGCCAGGGCACCGGCCTCGGCCTGTCGATGGTCTATGGCTTCGCCCGCCAGTCCAACGGACACGTCCGCATCTATTCGGAGCTCGGTCAGGGCACGATGGTGTGCATCTATCTGCCCCGCCATGCCGGCGAGGCCGACGAGATCGAGGAGGAGCAGGCGCCGACCGCCATCGTCCCCGCGAAGGCCGGCGAGACCGTGCTGGTCGTCGACGACGAGCCGACGGTCAGGATGCTGATCGTCGATGCGCTGGAGGAACTGGGCTATGCCTGCCTGGAGGCCGGCGACGGCCCCGCCGGCCTGCGTATCCTGCAGGCGGGCGGCCGGATCGACCTGCTGATCACCGACGTCGGCCTGCCCGGCGGGCTCAATGGCCGGCAGGTGGCGGATGCCGCGCGCGCGCTGCGACCGACGCTGAAAATCCTGTTCATCACCGGCTATGCCGAGAATGCGGTGCTCAACCATGGCCATATCGAACGCGGCATGGAGGTGCTGACCAAGCCCTTCGCGATCGACGATCTCAGCGCGCGGGTCGATCGGATGCTGCGCGAGAAGGATATGCCGGCGCCCTGA
- a CDS encoding TrbI/VirB10 family protein encodes MTPTREPILLRPIMDVDPRTQADPQALVLASRNAYPLVAQAGRRSDSAGLAIGGAVALLLGGGTFWMMSQHRAPAPIAAPLPVSPPAVSPVTAAPPALPVPLPVATRPISIAQVEAAAAPAMVFDGSTAPATETATTAPPAPGKSGVATVPAVTGDNDQFALRVGGSEDVVSAEKLSDPANTVTQGTLIPAVLETAIDTDLPGYVRAVVSRDVRSFDGTHILIPRSTRLIGQYKSGLAAGQTRAYVIWTRLIRPDGVSVALGSPAVDFSGTSGLTGKVDSHFLKRFGAAALLTVIGGLSAIGNNSVVLSSGQNAGAVAAQGNGQIPPTVHVPQGQPIRVFTARDLDFSTVAQAG; translated from the coding sequence ATGACGCCGACCCGCGAACCGATCCTGCTGCGCCCGATCATGGATGTCGATCCGCGCACGCAGGCCGATCCGCAGGCGCTGGTGCTGGCCAGCCGCAATGCCTATCCGCTGGTGGCGCAGGCCGGGCGCCGTTCCGATTCCGCCGGGCTGGCGATCGGCGGCGCCGTCGCGCTCCTGCTCGGCGGCGGTACCTTCTGGATGATGAGCCAGCATCGCGCGCCGGCCCCGATCGCAGCCCCGCTGCCGGTATCGCCGCCGGCGGTGTCGCCGGTGACCGCGGCTCCTCCGGCCTTGCCCGTACCGCTGCCGGTCGCCACGCGACCGATATCCATCGCCCAGGTCGAGGCCGCCGCCGCGCCGGCGATGGTCTTCGACGGATCGACCGCGCCCGCGACCGAGACGGCGACCACAGCGCCCCCCGCACCGGGCAAGAGCGGGGTCGCGACCGTTCCCGCCGTGACCGGCGACAATGATCAGTTCGCGCTGCGCGTCGGCGGATCGGAGGATGTCGTCAGCGCCGAGAAGCTCAGCGATCCCGCCAACACCGTCACCCAGGGCACCCTGATCCCGGCGGTGCTGGAAACCGCGATCGACACCGATCTGCCGGGCTATGTCCGCGCCGTGGTCAGCCGCGACGTGCGGTCCTTCGACGGCACCCATATCCTCATCCCGCGTTCGACCCGGCTGATCGGCCAGTACAAGTCCGGCCTCGCGGCCGGGCAGACGCGCGCCTATGTCATCTGGACGCGGCTGATCCGGCCGGATGGCGTATCGGTGGCGCTCGGTTCGCCGGCGGTCGATTTCTCCGGCACGTCGGGCCTGACCGGCAAGGTCGACAGCCATTTCCTCAAGCGCTTCGGCGCTGCAGCGCTGCTCACCGTGATCGGCGGCCTTTCGGCGATCGGCAATAATTCGGTCGTGCTGTCGAGCGGACAGAATGCCGGCGCCGTGGCCGCGCAGGGCAATGGCCAGATCCCGCCGACCGTGCATGTACCGCAGGGCCAGCCGATCCGGGTGTTCACCGCGCGCGATCTCGATTTCTCGACGGTGGCGCAGGCCGGATGA
- a CDS encoding TrbG/VirB9 family P-type conjugative transfer protein: MNRLVLSTALFATMAASPVIARDPRIATRLYDPARIVTISGRPDVQSTIEFGEDERIENIAVGDSSTWQVTPNKRASLLFVKPMKAPARTNMTVVTDQRTYLFDLVTTPGRAPLYELRFTYPPRPTPVTMPAPAPVIAAVEAPAPKAPETTPADLDFNWATNGPKQLLPSRAFDDGVSTWLAWPKDATMPAILVREPNGEEGPVNYTVKGDYVVVDGVPPQIVLRQGKLIATLTPAPRPPKPVRATDDAAPQTASTQP; the protein is encoded by the coding sequence ATGAACCGTCTTGTCCTGTCGACTGCCCTGTTCGCCACGATGGCGGCGTCGCCCGTCATCGCGCGCGATCCGCGCATCGCGACGCGCCTTTATGACCCCGCCCGGATCGTCACGATCTCCGGTCGTCCCGATGTCCAGTCGACGATCGAGTTCGGGGAGGATGAACGGATCGAGAATATCGCGGTCGGCGATTCCTCGACCTGGCAGGTAACGCCCAACAAGCGCGCCTCGCTGCTGTTCGTGAAGCCGATGAAGGCGCCGGCCCGCACCAACATGACGGTCGTCACCGATCAGCGCACCTATCTCTTCGATCTCGTCACGACGCCGGGGCGGGCGCCGCTCTACGAACTGCGCTTCACCTATCCGCCGCGGCCGACGCCGGTGACGATGCCGGCTCCCGCCCCCGTGATCGCGGCGGTGGAGGCGCCGGCGCCCAAGGCACCCGAGACGACGCCGGCCGATCTCGATTTCAACTGGGCCACCAATGGGCCGAAGCAGCTCCTGCCGAGCCGCGCATTCGATGACGGCGTATCGACATGGCTGGCGTGGCCGAAGGACGCGACGATGCCGGCCATCCTCGTCCGCGAGCCCAATGGCGAGGAGGGGCCGGTCAACTACACCGTGAAGGGCGATTATGTGGTGGTCGATGGTGTGCCGCCCCAGATCGTGCTGCGTCAAGGCAAGCTGATCGCCACGCTGACCCCTGCGCCGCGCCCGCCGAAGCCGGTGCGGGCGACCGATGACGCCGCTCCCCAGACCGCGAGCACCCAGCCATGA
- a CDS encoding type IV secretion system protein gives MTCPALDIENGGLASALHAVDCRTGESTSVAFGRLFGAHGTLLPALTGLLTLYVAIFAIGLLTGRTRLGVTSLTPRMMTMGLVLTFATSWLAYQNVIWTLTTGAPDQIASLIAGTHGSASAAFADKLDMIFSAIADSTKQTATSVVSATGATTNGATPGGGMFTPQGMLWLSGLMLLVGTVGVLVTAKVALAALLAVGPVFIVMALFAGTRGLFEGWLKAVVSFAMVPMFVVLIGGAALSMIAPLIQAALMDSTTTSTKAVTALFLGACVYSALMVIVVKVTTTIVAGWRLPFGTAPEPTVAPAMPAAAAAPAPLLATRANGQAADTVRSIVAALPAPDGGSAAAASTTTNVSRITRDIAAPLAAPAPSGSARLQGVGSRFRTSPAAPSRAQLK, from the coding sequence ATGACCTGCCCCGCGCTCGACATCGAGAATGGCGGGCTGGCATCGGCGCTGCACGCGGTCGATTGCCGCACCGGGGAGAGCACGTCGGTCGCCTTCGGGCGGCTGTTCGGCGCGCATGGCACGCTGTTGCCGGCGCTCACCGGGCTGCTGACCCTCTATGTCGCGATCTTCGCGATCGGGCTGCTGACCGGACGGACCCGGCTGGGCGTCACCTCGCTCACCCCGCGCATGATGACGATGGGGCTGGTGCTCACCTTCGCGACATCGTGGCTGGCCTATCAAAATGTGATCTGGACGCTGACGACCGGCGCGCCCGATCAGATCGCCTCGCTGATCGCCGGCACCCATGGTTCGGCCAGCGCCGCCTTCGCGGACAAGCTGGACATGATCTTCTCCGCGATCGCGGACAGCACCAAACAGACTGCGACATCGGTGGTGAGCGCGACCGGCGCGACCACCAATGGCGCCACGCCCGGCGGCGGCATGTTCACGCCGCAGGGGATGCTGTGGCTGTCCGGCCTGATGCTGCTGGTCGGCACGGTGGGCGTGCTGGTGACGGCCAAGGTGGCGTTGGCGGCCTTGCTGGCGGTGGGGCCGGTGTTCATCGTGATGGCGCTGTTCGCGGGCACGCGCGGGCTGTTCGAGGGCTGGCTGAAGGCGGTGGTGTCGTTCGCGATGGTGCCGATGTTCGTCGTCCTGATCGGCGGCGCGGCGCTCTCGATGATCGCCCCGCTGATCCAGGCGGCGCTGATGGATTCGACCACCACGTCCACCAAGGCCGTCACGGCTCTGTTCCTCGGGGCGTGCGTCTATTCCGCGTTGATGGTGATCGTGGTGAAGGTGACGACGACGATCGTGGCCGGCTGGCGGTTGCCCTTTGGCACCGCACCGGAACCAACGGTCGCGCCTGCAATGCCCGCCGCGGCGGCGGCACCCGCTCCGCTGCTGGCGACACGGGCCAACGGGCAGGCGGCCGACACCGTGCGCTCGATCGTCGCCGCACTGCCCGCGCCCGATGGGGGATCGGCGGCGGCAGCGTCCACCACCACCAATGTCAGCCGGATCACGCGCGATATCGCCGCCCCGCTGGCCGCACCCGCACCCAGCGGATCGGCGCGCCTGCAAGGCGTCGGCAGCCGGTTCCGCACCTCGCCCGCCGCCCCATCAAGAGCCCAGTTGAAATGA
- the virB11 gene encoding P-type DNA transfer ATPase VirB11, whose protein sequence is MSGATAPMAGKGAGGVYLDAYLAPLKPWLTREEVTEILVNRPGEIWVESAGAGMQRIDLPEMDDRHLQRLAEQVARISHQGINREQPLLAAMLPDGARVQFVAPSATRAHWAMAIRRHRLVDLPLSAYDDGPLPTTQDLAAMPDPVADPVGFLTQAVRRRQTILISGGTSTGKTTFLNALLGEVSPAERIVLVEDTPEIRLRHDNGLGLVAVKGELGEARIGTDDLLQAALRLRPDRIVLGELRGREAVSFLRAINTGHPGSFTTIHANSPGGALEQLALMVMQAGLGLDRRDTLAYARSMIDIVVQLGRVDGRRRIVAIDWIAAGRG, encoded by the coding sequence ATGAGCGGTGCGACCGCGCCGATGGCGGGGAAGGGCGCGGGCGGCGTCTATCTCGATGCCTATCTCGCGCCGTTGAAGCCCTGGCTGACGCGCGAGGAAGTGACCGAGATCCTGGTCAACCGGCCGGGCGAGATCTGGGTGGAAAGCGCCGGTGCCGGGATGCAGCGGATCGACCTGCCCGAGATGGACGATCGGCATCTCCAGCGCCTCGCCGAGCAGGTGGCACGGATCAGCCATCAGGGCATCAACCGCGAGCAGCCGTTGCTGGCCGCGATGCTGCCCGATGGCGCGCGCGTGCAGTTCGTGGCGCCATCGGCGACGCGCGCGCATTGGGCGATGGCGATCCGCCGTCATCGGCTGGTCGATCTGCCGCTCTCGGCCTATGATGACGGCCCGCTGCCGACGACCCAGGATCTCGCGGCGATGCCCGATCCGGTCGCCGATCCGGTCGGTTTCCTGACCCAGGCGGTGCGGCGGCGGCAGACCATCCTGATTTCCGGCGGCACCTCCACCGGCAAGACCACCTTCCTGAATGCGCTGCTCGGCGAAGTCTCGCCGGCGGAGCGCATCGTGCTGGTCGAGGACACCCCGGAAATCCGGCTGCGCCATGACAATGGCCTCGGTCTCGTCGCGGTGAAGGGCGAATTGGGCGAGGCCCGCATCGGCACCGACGATCTGCTCCAGGCAGCACTGCGTCTGCGGCCCGATCGCATCGTGCTCGGCGAGTTGCGCGGGCGCGAGGCGGTCAGTTTCCTGCGGGCGATCAACACTGGCCATCCCGGCTCCTTTACCACCATCCACGCGAACTCGCCGGGCGGCGCGCTGGAGCAGCTTGCCTTGATGGTCATGCAGGCGGGGTTGGGCCTCGATCGGCGCGATACCCTCGCTTATGCCCGTTCGATGATCGATATCGTGGTCCAGCTCGGGCGCGTCGATGGTCGCCGCCGGATCGTGGCGATCGACTGGATCGCCGCCGGACGGGGGTGA